In a single window of the Hirundo rustica isolate bHirRus1 chromosome 7, bHirRus1.pri.v3, whole genome shotgun sequence genome:
- the LOC120755485 gene encoding uncharacterized protein LOC120755485 isoform X1: protein MVFSPESKKNSQKNTRKLDQISVPSRLHLLTQRFSQTSFTQLAINPDIDMAERSSSLPKNVGKFTCGAPPQQRNEMEQFQLLQKDARRNQTQQQNSAHSCWHSIGQMCTNITGTWCREMITRLTTGVAEPDPTHTPSIASAPSLDLFGERVVSSPSQVPGFVRNMHQRFMSDVPPDDRLFMDILRLTDAHPNDVAVTLLRCAPSCDRGAAIMWKTIASSGSTLDKVLPTLLCVMEDWPLHKMYTSDGDNKDVFALAGTRMVWEVLRLPWCPEPFIEYSPHLVVALLFQVFISTEQITEDINTFWRRCQEEQNLPTSLNRFAVNTLKALFYRLQCLDLLVAMERKCGWDTLLCADTHHYAVGLLARQMRRVSRDLCSCIALRLLRLLSREEPHWELPAMAFLVEVLDCLDFSEWGDSILEIMMRHLPSESREMRRLVLRGLVMLSNEPSLAKKMCSLSANLMELLRNEDREVVSMTLSVFLNLLLNKDILVSSPTAPKLAEALRPLFDNDNRQVQLLSIHLYKEVMESVVEKGKKHLKILVSQSLLPLFFNCHDGNQHVAEASRKTLLRAVSFLKRRDLERLLKMKDPWSFGEHVLAEDRSQAPENLRQALPYLESPQEPVREAAIRCIGIAGMLMRGQQEELQLICEALQALRTDDSPSNTNLIVQVMLDERAAVLSSSSGSKQPGQQQMPCKRRSPGEQRKPAGALGTADAGHT, encoded by the exons ATGGttttttctccagaaagcaagaaaaacagtCAGAAGAACACAAGGAAACTCGATCAGATCTCT GTCCCTTCAAGGCTGCATTTACTGACCCAGAGATTTTCCCAGACATCTTTCACGCAATTAGCCATCAATCCTGACATTGACATGGCAGAGAGATCCTCCAGCCTACCCAAGAATGTGGGAAAATTCACTTGTGGTGCCCCACCACAGCAACGCAATGAAATGGAGcagttccagctgctgcagaagg ATGCAAGGAGGAACCAGACACAACAGCAGAACTCTGCCCATAGCTGCTGGCACTCTATAGGCCAG ATGTGCACAAACATCACAGGCACTTGGTGTCGAGAGATGATCACCAGATTGACCACGGGTGTGGCAGAGCCTGACCCCACGCACACTCCGAGCATAGcttctgctcccagcctggatcTTTTTGGGGAGAGAGTTGTCTCCAGTCCGAGTCAA GTGCCAGGCTTTGTTAGGAACATGCACCAGAGGTTCATGTCCGATGTGCCTCCAGACGACAGGCTGTTCATGGACATCCTGAGGCTGACTGATGCACACCCCAATGACGTTGCAGTGACCCTTCTGCGCTGTGCCCCATCATGTGACAG AGGTGCTGCAATCATGTGGAAGACCATAGCCTCATCAGGATCAACACTGGACAAGGTGCTGCCAACACTGCTCTGTGTGATGGAGGACTGGCCACTGCACAAAATGTACACCTCTGATGGGGACAATAAGGATGTATTTGCCCTGGCT GGAACCAGGATGGTTTGGGAGGTTCTCCGCCTGCCCTGGTGTCCAGAGCCATTTATTGAATATTCCCCTCATCTCGTCGTGGCTCTGCTCTTCCAAGTTTTCATCAGTACAGAGCAGATAACAGAGGATATCAATACTTTCTGGAGAAGATGTCAGGAGGAACAAAACCTTCCCACTAGCCTCAACAG GTTTGCAGTGaacactttgaaggcactgttCTACCGTCTGCAGTGTCTGGATTTACTGGTGGCAATGGAACGCAAATGTGGCTGGGACACgctgctctgtgctgacacCCACCACTATGCAGTGGGTCTGCTGGCCAG ACAGATGCGCCGTGTCTCCAGAGACCTTTGTTCCTGCATTGCACTCCGCCTGCTCAGGCTGCTCAGCAGGGAGGAACCACACTGGGAACTGCCTGCTATGGCGTTCCTTGTGGAG GTCCTCGACTGCCTGGACTTCAGTGAATGGGGTGACAGCATCCTGGAGATCATGATGCGGCACCTGCCGAGCGAGTCCAGGGAGATGCGTCGCCTGGTGCTCAGAGGCCTCGTCATGCTCAGCAACGAGCCCTCGCTG GCCAAAAAAATGTGCAGCCTGTCTGCAAACCTTATGGAGCTACTGAGGAATGAAGACAGAGAGGTGGTCAGCATGACCCTCTCTGTGTTCCTCAACCTACTCCTGAACAAAGACATCCTAGTATCCAGCCCCACGGCCCCGAAACTGGCTGAGGCACTCCGTCCGCTCTTTGACAAT GACAACAGACAGGTGCAGCTGCTCTCCATTCACCTCTACAAAGAAGTGATGGAATCGGtagtggaaaagggaaaaaagcacctGAAGATTCTTGTGAGCCAGAGCCTGCTCCCACTCTTCTTCAACTGCCACGATGGGAACCAGCATGTGGCAGAG GCCTCTCGGAAGACGCTGCTTAGAGCTGTGAGCTTCCTGAAGAGGAGGGATCTTGAGCGGCTCCTGAAGATGAAGGACCCGTGGAGCTTCGGCGAACATGTG CTGGCAGAGGACAGGAGCCAAGCACCCGAGAACCTGCGGCAGGCTCTGCCGTACCTGGAGAGCCCACAGGAGCCCGTGCGAGAGGCGGCCATCAGGTGCATCG GGATCGCCGGCATGCTCATGAGggggcagcaggaagagctgcagctcatCTGTGAGG CCCTTCAAGCCCTCAGAACAGATGACAGCCCCTCCAACACAAACCTGATTGTTCAAGTCATGTTGGATGAAAGAGCTGCAGTACTAAGTTCATCTTCTGGATCAAAGCAACCAGGACAGCAACAGATGCCATGCAAGAGGAGATCAcctggagagcagaggaaacCAGCTGGAGCTCTAGGCACAGCTGATGCTGGGCACACCTGA
- the LOC120755485 gene encoding uncharacterized protein LOC120755485 isoform X4 — translation MVFSPESKKNSQKNTRKLDQISVPSRLHLLTQRFSQTSFTQLAINPDIDMAERSSSLPKNVGKFTCGAPPQQRNEMEQFQLLQKDARRNQTQQQNSAHSCWHSIGQMCTNITGTWCREMITRLTTGVAEPDPTHTPSIASAPSLDLFGERVVSSPSQVPGFVRNMHQRFMSDVPPDDRLFMDILRLTDAHPNDVAVTLLRCAPSCDRGAAIMWKTIASSGSTLDKVLPTLLCVMEDWPLHKMYTSDGDNKDVFALAGTRMVWEVLRLPWCPEPFIEYSPHLVVALLFQVFISTEQITEDINTFWRRCQEEQNLPTSLNRFAVNTLKALFYRLQCLDLLVAMERKCGWDTLLCADTHHYAVGLLARQMRRVSRDLCSCIALRLLRLLSREEPHWELPAMAFLVEVLDCLDFSEWGDSILEIMMRHLPSESREMRRLVLRGLVMLSNEPSLAKKMCSLSANLMELLRNEDREVVSMTLSVFLNLLLNKDILVSSPTAPKLAEALRPLFDNDNRQVQLLSIHLYKEVMESVVEKGKKHLKILVSQSLLPLFFNCHDGNQHVAEASRKTLLRAVSFLKRRDLERLLKMKDPWSFGEHVPFKPSEQMTAPPTQT, via the exons ATGGttttttctccagaaagcaagaaaaacagtCAGAAGAACACAAGGAAACTCGATCAGATCTCT GTCCCTTCAAGGCTGCATTTACTGACCCAGAGATTTTCCCAGACATCTTTCACGCAATTAGCCATCAATCCTGACATTGACATGGCAGAGAGATCCTCCAGCCTACCCAAGAATGTGGGAAAATTCACTTGTGGTGCCCCACCACAGCAACGCAATGAAATGGAGcagttccagctgctgcagaagg ATGCAAGGAGGAACCAGACACAACAGCAGAACTCTGCCCATAGCTGCTGGCACTCTATAGGCCAG ATGTGCACAAACATCACAGGCACTTGGTGTCGAGAGATGATCACCAGATTGACCACGGGTGTGGCAGAGCCTGACCCCACGCACACTCCGAGCATAGcttctgctcccagcctggatcTTTTTGGGGAGAGAGTTGTCTCCAGTCCGAGTCAA GTGCCAGGCTTTGTTAGGAACATGCACCAGAGGTTCATGTCCGATGTGCCTCCAGACGACAGGCTGTTCATGGACATCCTGAGGCTGACTGATGCACACCCCAATGACGTTGCAGTGACCCTTCTGCGCTGTGCCCCATCATGTGACAG AGGTGCTGCAATCATGTGGAAGACCATAGCCTCATCAGGATCAACACTGGACAAGGTGCTGCCAACACTGCTCTGTGTGATGGAGGACTGGCCACTGCACAAAATGTACACCTCTGATGGGGACAATAAGGATGTATTTGCCCTGGCT GGAACCAGGATGGTTTGGGAGGTTCTCCGCCTGCCCTGGTGTCCAGAGCCATTTATTGAATATTCCCCTCATCTCGTCGTGGCTCTGCTCTTCCAAGTTTTCATCAGTACAGAGCAGATAACAGAGGATATCAATACTTTCTGGAGAAGATGTCAGGAGGAACAAAACCTTCCCACTAGCCTCAACAG GTTTGCAGTGaacactttgaaggcactgttCTACCGTCTGCAGTGTCTGGATTTACTGGTGGCAATGGAACGCAAATGTGGCTGGGACACgctgctctgtgctgacacCCACCACTATGCAGTGGGTCTGCTGGCCAG ACAGATGCGCCGTGTCTCCAGAGACCTTTGTTCCTGCATTGCACTCCGCCTGCTCAGGCTGCTCAGCAGGGAGGAACCACACTGGGAACTGCCTGCTATGGCGTTCCTTGTGGAG GTCCTCGACTGCCTGGACTTCAGTGAATGGGGTGACAGCATCCTGGAGATCATGATGCGGCACCTGCCGAGCGAGTCCAGGGAGATGCGTCGCCTGGTGCTCAGAGGCCTCGTCATGCTCAGCAACGAGCCCTCGCTG GCCAAAAAAATGTGCAGCCTGTCTGCAAACCTTATGGAGCTACTGAGGAATGAAGACAGAGAGGTGGTCAGCATGACCCTCTCTGTGTTCCTCAACCTACTCCTGAACAAAGACATCCTAGTATCCAGCCCCACGGCCCCGAAACTGGCTGAGGCACTCCGTCCGCTCTTTGACAAT GACAACAGACAGGTGCAGCTGCTCTCCATTCACCTCTACAAAGAAGTGATGGAATCGGtagtggaaaagggaaaaaagcacctGAAGATTCTTGTGAGCCAGAGCCTGCTCCCACTCTTCTTCAACTGCCACGATGGGAACCAGCATGTGGCAGAG GCCTCTCGGAAGACGCTGCTTAGAGCTGTGAGCTTCCTGAAGAGGAGGGATCTTGAGCGGCTCCTGAAGATGAAGGACCCGTGGAGCTTCGGCGAACATGTG CCCTTCAAGCCCTCAGAACAGATGACAGCCCCTCCAACACAAACCTGA
- the LOC120755485 gene encoding uncharacterized protein LOC120755485 isoform X2, which yields MAERSSSLPKNVGKFTCGAPPQQRNEMEQFQLLQKDARRNQTQQQNSAHSCWHSIGQMCTNITGTWCREMITRLTTGVAEPDPTHTPSIASAPSLDLFGERVVSSPSQVPGFVRNMHQRFMSDVPPDDRLFMDILRLTDAHPNDVAVTLLRCAPSCDRGAAIMWKTIASSGSTLDKVLPTLLCVMEDWPLHKMYTSDGDNKDVFALAGTRMVWEVLRLPWCPEPFIEYSPHLVVALLFQVFISTEQITEDINTFWRRCQEEQNLPTSLNRFAVNTLKALFYRLQCLDLLVAMERKCGWDTLLCADTHHYAVGLLARQMRRVSRDLCSCIALRLLRLLSREEPHWELPAMAFLVEVLDCLDFSEWGDSILEIMMRHLPSESREMRRLVLRGLVMLSNEPSLAKKMCSLSANLMELLRNEDREVVSMTLSVFLNLLLNKDILVSSPTAPKLAEALRPLFDNDNRQVQLLSIHLYKEVMESVVEKGKKHLKILVSQSLLPLFFNCHDGNQHVAEASRKTLLRAVSFLKRRDLERLLKMKDPWSFGEHVLAEDRSQAPENLRQALPYLESPQEPVREAAIRCIGIAGMLMRGQQEELQLICEALQALRTDDSPSNTNLIVQVMLDERAAVLSSSSGSKQPGQQQMPCKRRSPGEQRKPAGALGTADAGHT from the exons ATGGCAGAGAGATCCTCCAGCCTACCCAAGAATGTGGGAAAATTCACTTGTGGTGCCCCACCACAGCAACGCAATGAAATGGAGcagttccagctgctgcagaagg ATGCAAGGAGGAACCAGACACAACAGCAGAACTCTGCCCATAGCTGCTGGCACTCTATAGGCCAG ATGTGCACAAACATCACAGGCACTTGGTGTCGAGAGATGATCACCAGATTGACCACGGGTGTGGCAGAGCCTGACCCCACGCACACTCCGAGCATAGcttctgctcccagcctggatcTTTTTGGGGAGAGAGTTGTCTCCAGTCCGAGTCAA GTGCCAGGCTTTGTTAGGAACATGCACCAGAGGTTCATGTCCGATGTGCCTCCAGACGACAGGCTGTTCATGGACATCCTGAGGCTGACTGATGCACACCCCAATGACGTTGCAGTGACCCTTCTGCGCTGTGCCCCATCATGTGACAG AGGTGCTGCAATCATGTGGAAGACCATAGCCTCATCAGGATCAACACTGGACAAGGTGCTGCCAACACTGCTCTGTGTGATGGAGGACTGGCCACTGCACAAAATGTACACCTCTGATGGGGACAATAAGGATGTATTTGCCCTGGCT GGAACCAGGATGGTTTGGGAGGTTCTCCGCCTGCCCTGGTGTCCAGAGCCATTTATTGAATATTCCCCTCATCTCGTCGTGGCTCTGCTCTTCCAAGTTTTCATCAGTACAGAGCAGATAACAGAGGATATCAATACTTTCTGGAGAAGATGTCAGGAGGAACAAAACCTTCCCACTAGCCTCAACAG GTTTGCAGTGaacactttgaaggcactgttCTACCGTCTGCAGTGTCTGGATTTACTGGTGGCAATGGAACGCAAATGTGGCTGGGACACgctgctctgtgctgacacCCACCACTATGCAGTGGGTCTGCTGGCCAG ACAGATGCGCCGTGTCTCCAGAGACCTTTGTTCCTGCATTGCACTCCGCCTGCTCAGGCTGCTCAGCAGGGAGGAACCACACTGGGAACTGCCTGCTATGGCGTTCCTTGTGGAG GTCCTCGACTGCCTGGACTTCAGTGAATGGGGTGACAGCATCCTGGAGATCATGATGCGGCACCTGCCGAGCGAGTCCAGGGAGATGCGTCGCCTGGTGCTCAGAGGCCTCGTCATGCTCAGCAACGAGCCCTCGCTG GCCAAAAAAATGTGCAGCCTGTCTGCAAACCTTATGGAGCTACTGAGGAATGAAGACAGAGAGGTGGTCAGCATGACCCTCTCTGTGTTCCTCAACCTACTCCTGAACAAAGACATCCTAGTATCCAGCCCCACGGCCCCGAAACTGGCTGAGGCACTCCGTCCGCTCTTTGACAAT GACAACAGACAGGTGCAGCTGCTCTCCATTCACCTCTACAAAGAAGTGATGGAATCGGtagtggaaaagggaaaaaagcacctGAAGATTCTTGTGAGCCAGAGCCTGCTCCCACTCTTCTTCAACTGCCACGATGGGAACCAGCATGTGGCAGAG GCCTCTCGGAAGACGCTGCTTAGAGCTGTGAGCTTCCTGAAGAGGAGGGATCTTGAGCGGCTCCTGAAGATGAAGGACCCGTGGAGCTTCGGCGAACATGTG CTGGCAGAGGACAGGAGCCAAGCACCCGAGAACCTGCGGCAGGCTCTGCCGTACCTGGAGAGCCCACAGGAGCCCGTGCGAGAGGCGGCCATCAGGTGCATCG GGATCGCCGGCATGCTCATGAGggggcagcaggaagagctgcagctcatCTGTGAGG CCCTTCAAGCCCTCAGAACAGATGACAGCCCCTCCAACACAAACCTGATTGTTCAAGTCATGTTGGATGAAAGAGCTGCAGTACTAAGTTCATCTTCTGGATCAAAGCAACCAGGACAGCAACAGATGCCATGCAAGAGGAGATCAcctggagagcagaggaaacCAGCTGGAGCTCTAGGCACAGCTGATGCTGGGCACACCTGA
- the LOC120755485 gene encoding uncharacterized protein LOC120755485 isoform X3, with translation MWENSLVVPHHSNAMKWSSSSCCRRMCTNITGTWCREMITRLTTGVAEPDPTHTPSIASAPSLDLFGERVVSSPSQVPGFVRNMHQRFMSDVPPDDRLFMDILRLTDAHPNDVAVTLLRCAPSCDRGAAIMWKTIASSGSTLDKVLPTLLCVMEDWPLHKMYTSDGDNKDVFALAGTRMVWEVLRLPWCPEPFIEYSPHLVVALLFQVFISTEQITEDINTFWRRCQEEQNLPTSLNRFAVNTLKALFYRLQCLDLLVAMERKCGWDTLLCADTHHYAVGLLARQMRRVSRDLCSCIALRLLRLLSREEPHWELPAMAFLVEVLDCLDFSEWGDSILEIMMRHLPSESREMRRLVLRGLVMLSNEPSLAKKMCSLSANLMELLRNEDREVVSMTLSVFLNLLLNKDILVSSPTAPKLAEALRPLFDNDNRQVQLLSIHLYKEVMESVVEKGKKHLKILVSQSLLPLFFNCHDGNQHVAEASRKTLLRAVSFLKRRDLERLLKMKDPWSFGEHVLAEDRSQAPENLRQALPYLESPQEPVREAAIRCIGIAGMLMRGQQEELQLICEALQALRTDDSPSNTNLIVQVMLDERAAVLSSSSGSKQPGQQQMPCKRRSPGEQRKPAGALGTADAGHT, from the exons ATGTGGGAAAATTCACTTGTGGTGCCCCACCACAGCAACGCAATGAAATGGAGcagttccagctgctgcagaagg ATGTGCACAAACATCACAGGCACTTGGTGTCGAGAGATGATCACCAGATTGACCACGGGTGTGGCAGAGCCTGACCCCACGCACACTCCGAGCATAGcttctgctcccagcctggatcTTTTTGGGGAGAGAGTTGTCTCCAGTCCGAGTCAA GTGCCAGGCTTTGTTAGGAACATGCACCAGAGGTTCATGTCCGATGTGCCTCCAGACGACAGGCTGTTCATGGACATCCTGAGGCTGACTGATGCACACCCCAATGACGTTGCAGTGACCCTTCTGCGCTGTGCCCCATCATGTGACAG AGGTGCTGCAATCATGTGGAAGACCATAGCCTCATCAGGATCAACACTGGACAAGGTGCTGCCAACACTGCTCTGTGTGATGGAGGACTGGCCACTGCACAAAATGTACACCTCTGATGGGGACAATAAGGATGTATTTGCCCTGGCT GGAACCAGGATGGTTTGGGAGGTTCTCCGCCTGCCCTGGTGTCCAGAGCCATTTATTGAATATTCCCCTCATCTCGTCGTGGCTCTGCTCTTCCAAGTTTTCATCAGTACAGAGCAGATAACAGAGGATATCAATACTTTCTGGAGAAGATGTCAGGAGGAACAAAACCTTCCCACTAGCCTCAACAG GTTTGCAGTGaacactttgaaggcactgttCTACCGTCTGCAGTGTCTGGATTTACTGGTGGCAATGGAACGCAAATGTGGCTGGGACACgctgctctgtgctgacacCCACCACTATGCAGTGGGTCTGCTGGCCAG ACAGATGCGCCGTGTCTCCAGAGACCTTTGTTCCTGCATTGCACTCCGCCTGCTCAGGCTGCTCAGCAGGGAGGAACCACACTGGGAACTGCCTGCTATGGCGTTCCTTGTGGAG GTCCTCGACTGCCTGGACTTCAGTGAATGGGGTGACAGCATCCTGGAGATCATGATGCGGCACCTGCCGAGCGAGTCCAGGGAGATGCGTCGCCTGGTGCTCAGAGGCCTCGTCATGCTCAGCAACGAGCCCTCGCTG GCCAAAAAAATGTGCAGCCTGTCTGCAAACCTTATGGAGCTACTGAGGAATGAAGACAGAGAGGTGGTCAGCATGACCCTCTCTGTGTTCCTCAACCTACTCCTGAACAAAGACATCCTAGTATCCAGCCCCACGGCCCCGAAACTGGCTGAGGCACTCCGTCCGCTCTTTGACAAT GACAACAGACAGGTGCAGCTGCTCTCCATTCACCTCTACAAAGAAGTGATGGAATCGGtagtggaaaagggaaaaaagcacctGAAGATTCTTGTGAGCCAGAGCCTGCTCCCACTCTTCTTCAACTGCCACGATGGGAACCAGCATGTGGCAGAG GCCTCTCGGAAGACGCTGCTTAGAGCTGTGAGCTTCCTGAAGAGGAGGGATCTTGAGCGGCTCCTGAAGATGAAGGACCCGTGGAGCTTCGGCGAACATGTG CTGGCAGAGGACAGGAGCCAAGCACCCGAGAACCTGCGGCAGGCTCTGCCGTACCTGGAGAGCCCACAGGAGCCCGTGCGAGAGGCGGCCATCAGGTGCATCG GGATCGCCGGCATGCTCATGAGggggcagcaggaagagctgcagctcatCTGTGAGG CCCTTCAAGCCCTCAGAACAGATGACAGCCCCTCCAACACAAACCTGATTGTTCAAGTCATGTTGGATGAAAGAGCTGCAGTACTAAGTTCATCTTCTGGATCAAAGCAACCAGGACAGCAACAGATGCCATGCAAGAGGAGATCAcctggagagcagaggaaacCAGCTGGAGCTCTAGGCACAGCTGATGCTGGGCACACCTGA